One window of Siniperca chuatsi isolate FFG_IHB_CAS linkage group LG19, ASM2008510v1, whole genome shotgun sequence genomic DNA carries:
- the epc1a gene encoding enhancer of polycomb homolog 1 isoform X1, protein MSKLSFRARALDASKPLPVFRCEDLPDLHEYASINRAVPQMPTGMEKEEESEHHLQRAISAQQVYGEKRDNMVIPVPEAERNITHYESLYPGEFKMPKQLIHIQPFSLDTEQPDYDLDSEDETFVNKLKKKMEITALQFEEMIDRLEKGSGQQLVSLQEAKLLLKEDDELIKEVFDYWSRKRKTCKGGSLIPNVKQEKRDGSSTSDPYVAFRRRTEKMQTRKNRKNDEASYEKMLKLRRDLSRAVTILEMIKRREKSKRELLHLTLEIVEKRNAMPDLGSEVMAEALAQRALVKPVYTIPIIPLSNSNQYRHQDHLDMKDYKKPEKTEAVRTKRKYEKKPKIPPLSAPQHSGPSVFNPKDLNQYDFPSSDEEPFSQIHSGSSEEEEENDPDGCYAFRRKAGCQYYASRPDQSGNWPWVSPSEGGLGDPRFRYCLTSLNIPRRCIGLARRRVGRGGRILLDRAHADLNSICQSLDSDPEHEPLASPLPSSPLRNANASTSETNTSDPTSSFHLPSSSSPLSSSSATPMDLSQILLNIKSCRWRHFRPRTLSHHPLGEGDLSRRGFRDYSRTVSGLTRTLSGGASSQNRTGPAPTPVNVFTAEQYQQHQEQLAVMQKQQLEQSQQQQQANNPATATNTQTLVSKTLDQASAQFAASALVTTDQLLAFKSKEELVLASGVNGVLAGAGVFKGLHLSSTTAALHQTNQSTHTTTSMAPTFLQPSSNSATPSPVNAVPTSLTSTPSAHAAAALGILGCSAANATPATTQVLIGNNICLSVPSATSLAGRHIPRTLGNVPPSALKLSSTTNLQMPKVSGASSMDLGSRDNHDEDKPALNSIADNTVAMEVT, encoded by the exons atgagtAAATTGTCGTTTCGGGCACGGGCGCTGGATGCTAGTAAGCCTCTACCCGTCTTCCGCTGTGAGGATTTGCCTGACCTGCACGAATATGCCTCAATCAACCGGGCAGTGCCGCAGATGCCAACTGGGatggaaaaagaagaggaatcg GAGCACCATCTCCAGCGGGCCATCTCGGCGCAGCAGGTATATGGCGAGAAGCGGGACAACATGGTTATCCCCGTCCCCGAGGCAGAGCGCAACATCACGCACTATGAGTCCCTCTACCCTGGGGAGTTCAAGATGCCAAAGCAGCTTATTCACATACAGC CTTTCAGTTTGGACACAGAGCAGCCAGACTACGACCTAGATTCAGAGGATGAGACGTTTGTGAATaagctgaagaagaaaatggaaatcACAGCCCTGCAGTTTGAAGAAATGATAGACCGACTGGAGAAAGGCAGTGGGCAGCAG CTCGTCAGTCTCCAGGAGGCCAAACTGTTGCTGAAGGAGGACGATGAGCTGATCAAGGAGGTGTTCGATTACTGGAGCCGCAAGAGGAAAACCTGCAAGGGTGGCTCCCTAATTCCCAACGTCAAGCAGGAGAAGAGGGATGGCTCTAGCACCAGCGACCCCTATGTGGCCTTCCGCAGACGGACGGAGAAGATGCAGACTAGGAAG AACCGAAAGAATGACGAAGCGTCGTATGAGAAGATGCTGAAGCTGCGTAGGGACCTGAGCCGAGCTGTCACCATTCTGGAGATGatcaagaggagagagaagagcaaGAGGGAACTGCTGCACCTCACGCTGGAGATTGTGGAGAAGAG GAATGCGATGCCGGACCTCGGCAGTGAGGTGATGGCAGAGGCACTTGCGCAGCGAGCTCTGGTGAAGCCTGTCTACACCATCCCCATCATTCCCCTGTCCAACAGTAACCAGTACAGACACCAGGACCACTTGGATATGAAGGACTACAAGAAA CCGGAGAAGACGGAGGCAGTACGAACCAAAAGGAAATATGAAAAGAAACCCAAGATCCCTCCACTGTCGGCGCCTCAACATTCAGGGCCCTCTGTGTTCAATCCCAAGGACCTCAACCAGTACGATTTCCCCAGCTCAGACGAAGAACCCTTCTCACAG ATCCATTCAGGTtcctcagaggaagaagaggagaatgaCCCAGATGGCTGCTATGCGTTCAGGAGGAAGGCCGGCTGTCAGTACTACGCT TCTCGTCCAGACCAGAGTGGCAACTGGCCCTGGGTAAGCCCGTCAGAGGGTGGGCTTGGCGACCCACGCTTCCGCTACTGTCTGACCTCGCTTAACATACCACGGCGCTGCATAGGTTTGGCACGGCGCCGCGTGGGCAGAGGGGGCAG gatTTTGTTGGACAGAGCACATGCAGATCTAAACAGCATCTGTCAGAGCCTAGACTCTGACCCGGAGCACGAACCACTCGCCTCACCACTTCCAAGTTCTCCGCTCCGCAACGCCAACGCCAGTACCTCAGAAACCAATACCTCGGACCCAACCAGCTCCTTCCACcttccctcctcttcatcacccCTGTCATCGTCATCTGCAACACCTATGGACCTCAGCCAGATTCTTTTGAACATTAAATCTTGCCGCTGGAGGCACTTCAGACCACGGACGCTCTCCCATCACCCCTTGGGTGAAGGAGACTTGTCTCGCAGAGGATTTAGGGATTATAGCCGGACAGTGTCAGGACTAACCCGGACCCTGTCTGGAGGAGCCAGCTCCCAGAACCGCACTGGCCCAGCCCCCACCCCTGTCAATG TGTTCACGGCAGAGCAGTACCAGCAGCACCAGGAGCAGCTGGCCGTCATGCAGAAACAGCAGCTGGAGCAGagccaacagcagcaacaagccAACAACCCTGCAACAGCTACCAACACACAG ACACTTGTGTCCAAGACGTTGGACCAGGCCAGCGCCCAGTTTGCTGCTTCAGCCCTCGTCACCACGGACCAGCTGCTGGCCTTCAAGTCTAAAGAGGAGCTGGTGCTGGCAAGTGGAGTCAACGGCGTCCTGGCAGGTGCAG GTGTTTTCAAAGGCTTGCACCTCTCCAGCACCACCGCAGCCCTTCACCAGACCAACCAGTCGACGCACACTACCACCTCCATGGCCCCGACTTTCCTCCAGCCCTCCTCAAACTCAGCCACTCCTTCACCCGTCAACGCCGTCcccacctccctcacctccaCCCCCAGCGcccatgcagcagcagcactggggATCCTGGGATGCAGTGCCGCCAACGCCACCCCCGCCACCACTCAGGTCCTCATCGGGAACAACATCTGTCTGAGCGTGCCGTCAGCCACCAGCCTGGCCGGCCGCCACATTCCCCGGACCCTCGGCAATGTGCCACCCTCTGCCTTAAAGCTGTCCTCCACCACCAACCTACAGATGCCCAAAGTCTCTGGAGCATCGTCCATGGACCTGGGCTCAAG GGATAATCACGACGAAGACAAGCCAGCACTGAACAGTATAGCGGACAACACAGTGGCCATGGAGGTGACGTAG
- the epc1a gene encoding enhancer of polycomb homolog 1 isoform X2, whose amino-acid sequence MVIPVPEAERNITHYESLYPGEFKMPKQLIHIQPFSLDTEQPDYDLDSEDETFVNKLKKKMEITALQFEEMIDRLEKGSGQQLVSLQEAKLLLKEDDELIKEVFDYWSRKRKTCKGGSLIPNVKQEKRDGSSTSDPYVAFRRRTEKMQTRKNRKNDEASYEKMLKLRRDLSRAVTILEMIKRREKSKRELLHLTLEIVEKRNAMPDLGSEVMAEALAQRALVKPVYTIPIIPLSNSNQYRHQDHLDMKDYKKPEKTEAVRTKRKYEKKPKIPPLSAPQHSGPSVFNPKDLNQYDFPSSDEEPFSQIHSGSSEEEEENDPDGCYAFRRKAGCQYYASRPDQSGNWPWVSPSEGGLGDPRFRYCLTSLNIPRRCIGLARRRVGRGGRILLDRAHADLNSICQSLDSDPEHEPLASPLPSSPLRNANASTSETNTSDPTSSFHLPSSSSPLSSSSATPMDLSQILLNIKSCRWRHFRPRTLSHHPLGEGDLSRRGFRDYSRTVSGLTRTLSGGASSQNRTGPAPTPVNVFTAEQYQQHQEQLAVMQKQQLEQSQQQQQANNPATATNTQTLVSKTLDQASAQFAASALVTTDQLLAFKSKEELVLASGVNGVLAGAGVFKGLHLSSTTAALHQTNQSTHTTTSMAPTFLQPSSNSATPSPVNAVPTSLTSTPSAHAAAALGILGCSAANATPATTQVLIGNNICLSVPSATSLAGRHIPRTLGNVPPSALKLSSTTNLQMPKVSGASSMDLGSRDNHDEDKPALNSIADNTVAMEVT is encoded by the exons ATGGTTATCCCCGTCCCCGAGGCAGAGCGCAACATCACGCACTATGAGTCCCTCTACCCTGGGGAGTTCAAGATGCCAAAGCAGCTTATTCACATACAGC CTTTCAGTTTGGACACAGAGCAGCCAGACTACGACCTAGATTCAGAGGATGAGACGTTTGTGAATaagctgaagaagaaaatggaaatcACAGCCCTGCAGTTTGAAGAAATGATAGACCGACTGGAGAAAGGCAGTGGGCAGCAG CTCGTCAGTCTCCAGGAGGCCAAACTGTTGCTGAAGGAGGACGATGAGCTGATCAAGGAGGTGTTCGATTACTGGAGCCGCAAGAGGAAAACCTGCAAGGGTGGCTCCCTAATTCCCAACGTCAAGCAGGAGAAGAGGGATGGCTCTAGCACCAGCGACCCCTATGTGGCCTTCCGCAGACGGACGGAGAAGATGCAGACTAGGAAG AACCGAAAGAATGACGAAGCGTCGTATGAGAAGATGCTGAAGCTGCGTAGGGACCTGAGCCGAGCTGTCACCATTCTGGAGATGatcaagaggagagagaagagcaaGAGGGAACTGCTGCACCTCACGCTGGAGATTGTGGAGAAGAG GAATGCGATGCCGGACCTCGGCAGTGAGGTGATGGCAGAGGCACTTGCGCAGCGAGCTCTGGTGAAGCCTGTCTACACCATCCCCATCATTCCCCTGTCCAACAGTAACCAGTACAGACACCAGGACCACTTGGATATGAAGGACTACAAGAAA CCGGAGAAGACGGAGGCAGTACGAACCAAAAGGAAATATGAAAAGAAACCCAAGATCCCTCCACTGTCGGCGCCTCAACATTCAGGGCCCTCTGTGTTCAATCCCAAGGACCTCAACCAGTACGATTTCCCCAGCTCAGACGAAGAACCCTTCTCACAG ATCCATTCAGGTtcctcagaggaagaagaggagaatgaCCCAGATGGCTGCTATGCGTTCAGGAGGAAGGCCGGCTGTCAGTACTACGCT TCTCGTCCAGACCAGAGTGGCAACTGGCCCTGGGTAAGCCCGTCAGAGGGTGGGCTTGGCGACCCACGCTTCCGCTACTGTCTGACCTCGCTTAACATACCACGGCGCTGCATAGGTTTGGCACGGCGCCGCGTGGGCAGAGGGGGCAG gatTTTGTTGGACAGAGCACATGCAGATCTAAACAGCATCTGTCAGAGCCTAGACTCTGACCCGGAGCACGAACCACTCGCCTCACCACTTCCAAGTTCTCCGCTCCGCAACGCCAACGCCAGTACCTCAGAAACCAATACCTCGGACCCAACCAGCTCCTTCCACcttccctcctcttcatcacccCTGTCATCGTCATCTGCAACACCTATGGACCTCAGCCAGATTCTTTTGAACATTAAATCTTGCCGCTGGAGGCACTTCAGACCACGGACGCTCTCCCATCACCCCTTGGGTGAAGGAGACTTGTCTCGCAGAGGATTTAGGGATTATAGCCGGACAGTGTCAGGACTAACCCGGACCCTGTCTGGAGGAGCCAGCTCCCAGAACCGCACTGGCCCAGCCCCCACCCCTGTCAATG TGTTCACGGCAGAGCAGTACCAGCAGCACCAGGAGCAGCTGGCCGTCATGCAGAAACAGCAGCTGGAGCAGagccaacagcagcaacaagccAACAACCCTGCAACAGCTACCAACACACAG ACACTTGTGTCCAAGACGTTGGACCAGGCCAGCGCCCAGTTTGCTGCTTCAGCCCTCGTCACCACGGACCAGCTGCTGGCCTTCAAGTCTAAAGAGGAGCTGGTGCTGGCAAGTGGAGTCAACGGCGTCCTGGCAGGTGCAG GTGTTTTCAAAGGCTTGCACCTCTCCAGCACCACCGCAGCCCTTCACCAGACCAACCAGTCGACGCACACTACCACCTCCATGGCCCCGACTTTCCTCCAGCCCTCCTCAAACTCAGCCACTCCTTCACCCGTCAACGCCGTCcccacctccctcacctccaCCCCCAGCGcccatgcagcagcagcactggggATCCTGGGATGCAGTGCCGCCAACGCCACCCCCGCCACCACTCAGGTCCTCATCGGGAACAACATCTGTCTGAGCGTGCCGTCAGCCACCAGCCTGGCCGGCCGCCACATTCCCCGGACCCTCGGCAATGTGCCACCCTCTGCCTTAAAGCTGTCCTCCACCACCAACCTACAGATGCCCAAAGTCTCTGGAGCATCGTCCATGGACCTGGGCTCAAG GGATAATCACGACGAAGACAAGCCAGCACTGAACAGTATAGCGGACAACACAGTGGCCATGGAGGTGACGTAG